The following proteins are encoded in a genomic region of Mycobacterium kiyosense:
- the frr gene encoding ribosome-recycling factor, which yields MIDEALFDAEEKMEKAVSVARDDLSTIRTGRANPGMFSRIVIDYYGATTPITQLASINVPEARMVVIKPYEAGQLGAIETAIRNSDLGVNPTNDGTIIRVAIPQLTEERRRDLVKQAKAKGEDARVSVRNIRRKAMEELHRIRKDGEAGEDEVSRAEKDLEKATHQYVAQIDELVKHKEGELLEV from the coding sequence ATGATTGACGAAGCTCTGTTCGACGCCGAGGAGAAGATGGAGAAGGCGGTGTCGGTGGCCAGGGACGACCTGTCGACGATCCGCACCGGTCGCGCCAACCCGGGCATGTTCTCCCGGATCGTCATCGACTATTACGGTGCGACCACCCCGATCACGCAGCTGGCCAGCATCAACGTCCCCGAGGCGCGCATGGTCGTCATCAAGCCCTACGAGGCGGGCCAGCTCGGGGCCATCGAGACGGCGATCCGCAACTCTGACCTGGGCGTCAACCCCACCAACGACGGCACCATCATCCGGGTGGCCATCCCGCAGCTCACCGAGGAGCGCCGCCGCGATCTGGTCAAGCAGGCCAAGGCCAAGGGTGAGGACGCACGGGTTTCGGTGCGCAACATCCGCCGCAAGGCGATGGAGGAGCTGCACCGCATCCGCAAGGACGGCGAAGCCGGTGAGGACGAGGTGAGCCGGGCCGAGAAGGATCTGGAGAAAGCCACCCACCAGTACGTCGCGCAGATCGACGAGTTGGTCAAACACAAAGAGGGCGAGCTGCTCGAGGTCTAG
- the pyrH gene encoding uridylate kinase gives MAESDIAGSAAPGPNATSGAVTGSPSKYSRVLLKLGGEMFGGGQVGLDPDVVALVARQIAEVVRDGVQVAVVIGGGNFFRGAQLQQRGMERTRSDYMGMLGTVMNSLALQDFLEKEGIATRVQTAITMGQVAEPYLPLRAVRHLEKGRVVIFGAGMGLPYFSTDTTAAQRALEIGADVVLMAKAVDGVFAEDPRENPDAELLTAISHREVIDRGLRVADATAFSLCMDNGMPILVFNLLTDGNIARAVAGEKIGTLVTT, from the coding sequence ATGGCGGAGTCCGACATCGCCGGTTCGGCGGCTCCGGGGCCGAACGCAACCAGCGGCGCGGTGACGGGATCGCCGTCGAAGTACTCCCGGGTGCTGCTCAAGCTTGGTGGCGAGATGTTCGGTGGCGGCCAGGTCGGGCTGGACCCCGACGTCGTCGCACTGGTGGCCAGGCAGATCGCCGAGGTGGTCCGCGACGGCGTGCAGGTGGCCGTAGTGATCGGTGGCGGCAACTTCTTCCGCGGCGCCCAGCTGCAGCAACGCGGCATGGAGCGCACCCGGTCGGACTACATGGGCATGCTCGGCACCGTGATGAACAGCCTGGCGCTGCAGGATTTCCTGGAAAAGGAAGGTATCGCCACCCGGGTCCAGACGGCGATCACGATGGGGCAGGTGGCCGAGCCGTACCTGCCGCTGCGGGCGGTGCGCCACCTGGAAAAAGGGCGGGTGGTGATCTTCGGCGCCGGCATGGGTCTGCCGTACTTCTCCACCGACACCACCGCGGCGCAGCGGGCCTTGGAGATCGGCGCCGACGTGGTCCTGATGGCCAAGGCGGTCGACGGCGTGTTTGCCGAGGATCCGCGGGAGAACCCGGACGCCGAATTGCTGACCGCGATCAGCCACCGGGAAGTCATCGACCGCGGCTTGCGGGTGGCCGACGCTACCGCGTTCAGCCTGTGTATGGACAATGGCATGCCGATCCTGGTGTTCAACCTGCTGACCGACGGAAATATCGCTCGGGCGGTCGCGGGTGAGAAGATCGGGACGCTGGTCACCACCTGA
- a CDS encoding transcriptional regulator, which produces MDVLLLTDAADFESVLELDSFALTVRSAPLRDGADGAVSGADVAIIDARTDLVAARTTCRRLTASAPGLAVVAVVAPADFVAVDVDWNFDDVLLPAAGAAELQARLRLAITRRRNAVGSTLQFGDLVLHPASYTASLDGADLGLTLTEFKLLNFLVQHAGRAFSRTRLMHEVWGYDSNGRVRTVDVHVRRLRAKLGPRHESMVDTVRGVGYMAVTPPQPRWIVSEPVLSPAWVSETGVRQPDSLTR; this is translated from the coding sequence TTGGACGTTCTACTGCTTACCGATGCGGCCGATTTCGAATCCGTGCTGGAGCTGGATTCGTTCGCGCTGACGGTGCGCAGCGCACCCCTGAGGGACGGCGCCGACGGCGCGGTCAGCGGTGCCGACGTAGCGATCATCGACGCCCGAACCGACCTGGTGGCAGCCCGCACCACCTGCCGGCGGCTCACCGCCAGCGCGCCCGGGTTGGCGGTGGTGGCGGTCGTGGCGCCGGCCGACTTCGTGGCCGTCGACGTCGACTGGAACTTCGACGACGTGCTGCTACCCGCCGCCGGGGCGGCCGAACTCCAGGCTCGGTTGCGGTTGGCGATCACCCGCAGGCGCAACGCCGTCGGCAGCACGCTGCAGTTCGGTGACCTCGTTCTGCACCCGGCCAGTTACACCGCGTCGCTGGACGGCGCCGACCTGGGCCTGACGCTGACCGAGTTCAAGCTGCTCAATTTCCTTGTCCAGCATGCGGGTCGGGCGTTCAGCCGCACCCGGCTGATGCACGAGGTGTGGGGCTACGACAGCAACGGCCGGGTCCGAACCGTTGACGTGCACGTGCGCCGGCTGCGCGCCAAACTGGGTCCGCGGCACGAGTCGATGGTGGACACCGTGCGCGGTGTGGGTTACATGGCGGTGACGCCGCCGCAACCGCGCTGGATCGTCTCAGAGCCGGTGCTCAGTCCGGCATGGGTATCGGAAACCGGTGTGCGGCAACCCGATTCGTTGACACGATAA